The Verrucomicrobiales bacterium nucleotide sequence CGACCAGATGTTAGAATCCCACAGAGATTCCGCCTCAAAGCCCAGGGTTGGCGCGAAGCGGGAGCGCCTACCCTGGGTTAGTCGTTGTTTTCTCACAACCCCAACGCGGGTTGCGACTGGATCGGCCAACACCCCCAAACAAACCGCAACCCACGATGGGGTTGTGAATTCTATGGTTTTTTCCCAGGGTAGCTCGTTCCTCGCAACCCTGGGCTTTGAGGCGCTATCCCGTTGGGATAGAGGTCCAAGATCTTCTGAACTTGTGGGTAATGCTTAGGACGTGTCTCCGCAGTCCATAGACTGAGCCTTCCGCAACCGTCGTGGTTCGATGCCTCGTTAAGTTCGTCGCCCCGATGGGCCGAGACGGCCCTTTGCTCCTTTCTAGCGGGCACTGATTTCCAATGCCTTAGCACTCAAATCGGCCTGTAGAATCAGATTTATATCAGCTTCCATCAAGACTATTCGGCGGTACTCCTTAGCTACCGAACAATACTCTGTCATTAAGCTTCTGCTGGCAAAACCGCTGGCAAACTTGAAAGCAAGCGATCGCATTTTCCCCGTTTTGCTTGGCGACGGCTGTCGAGTATTGAAAATCCTAAAAACCAGGGTTGTTGAGTGAGGCGAGCGCGCTTATCGTCGCGTCCATGGGCATCCACCATCTCCTGATTTTCGGGATACTTCTCTTGGCGTGCTCAACTTCCGGGGCTCCACGCGAAGACTTAAGTGATCACTTCTTCACCAATGGGGCGCTCAAGCGCCTGAAGATTCAGATCAGCGAGGACGCGGTAAAAGCCTTAAGAGCAGAGCCGCGCCAGTATGTAAAATGCACGGTCACGGAAGGGGGACAGACCTACCGCGATGTCGCCGTTCACCTGAAAGGAAACTACGGGACCTTTAAGCAGCTGGATGGAAAAGCCTCCCTCACTCTCAACTTTGACAAGTTCGTTGGCGGACAGAAGCTACACGGTCTCGACAAGTTTCACCTCAATAACTCCGAACAGGACCCGACCTATCTCTGCGAGTTCCTTTCCAGTGAGCTTTTCCGTAAGGCGGGCATTCCTGCAGCTCGAGTCGCTCACGCCCAAGTGGAATTAAATGGTCGTGACCTGGGGCTTTATGTCCTCCTGGAGGGACTCGACAAGACCTTCCTTCGCAAACACTTCCAGAATCCAGACGGCAATCTGTATGAAAGTGAATTCTCGCGCGATATCGATGTGCCTCTGAAACGCAATTCCGGCAAAGGCGCCTCTGATCATTCTGATCTCCGAGCGTTAATGGCCGCCATCGCCATTGAGGACGATCGAGAACGCCTCCTAAAACTAACCTCCCTGGTCGATATGGAGCGAGTCTTCTCCTTCCTGGCCCTCGAACTCATTGCGCGGCATGCCGACGGCTACACCCTGGAGCAGAACAACTATCGTCTCTATTTCGATCCAATCGGATCTAAAGCGGTGCTCATCCCTCACGGGATGGACCAAATGTTCGTTCAGCCACAGGCCCCCCTGCTGCCAGAACTGAAAGGACAACTGGCAAAAGCGATCCTTCACCCTTCGATGACCCGCCAGTTCTTCCGGGACCGATGCTCAAACCTTCTCCCGTTGCTTGCCGGGCTAACCAATCGCCTGGAGGACTTGCTACCCCACGTCAGAACATTTTTGGAAGACGGGGAGCTGGAGATTCTGCGGCGCTACGACGACGCGTCGACCGACTTGTGCAAACGTCTTGCCCTCAGGGTTTCCCACCTGGAATCCCAGCTTCGGCCTGCGATAGCCTTACCGATCGCAATAGGCCAGACAGTATCACTCACCAACCTCGTTCTGAGCGTGGAGGAAGGATCGGTTCGTTTGGGTAAGGTGGCGGTGAACACAAACGACACTTCGTATGAGCTCAGGATCCATCCTCATGAAGGGTCCGTAAAAGCTGTTCTACAGCTCCCTATGCTCCTTCCTGCAGGCAGCTATCGAATGACTCTTTTCGCGGTCTCGGAGCTTCCAGTATTCAAAGGGCAGGAAGCGCCAATCAAAATCGGCATCTGGGGGCTTTCGAATCTTGGGCTAGAAATCGAGTTTCCAACGAAGCAAAGCGGAAAGCTCAGCTGTGTGTTTGAGCTGCGGCACAGTCCATCAGAAGAAGTCTTGGGAGAAATTCAGTTGAATGGACTATTCAACACACAACAAATTAGGGGGGGACTGGTTTTAGAGCGACTCAGATAGTATTTGCCAAATTACCGCTTACAATACTTTGCACAGTCACCTCCCTCGAAATGGAAATGTTCGAACGAACGGAGAATCAAGGCTTAGATTTAAGCATTAGTAGTCCGCCCGTCCACTCAAGAGACTTCCCCTCGATTACCTTGGGCTTATAAGCCCAAAACAGCATCACCTCTCCCTGCTTCAGCAG carries:
- a CDS encoding CotH kinase family protein; this encodes MGIHHLLIFGILLLACSTSGAPREDLSDHFFTNGALKRLKIQISEDAVKALRAEPRQYVKCTVTEGGQTYRDVAVHLKGNYGTFKQLDGKASLTLNFDKFVGGQKLHGLDKFHLNNSEQDPTYLCEFLSSELFRKAGIPAARVAHAQVELNGRDLGLYVLLEGLDKTFLRKHFQNPDGNLYESEFSRDIDVPLKRNSGKGASDHSDLRALMAAIAIEDDRERLLKLTSLVDMERVFSFLALELIARHADGYTLEQNNYRLYFDPIGSKAVLIPHGMDQMFVQPQAPLLPELKGQLAKAILHPSMTRQFFRDRCSNLLPLLAGLTNRLEDLLPHVRTFLEDGELEILRRYDDASTDLCKRLALRVSHLESQLRPAIALPIAIGQTVSLTNLVLSVEEGSVRLGKVAVNTNDTSYELRIHPHEGSVKAVLQLPMLLPAGSYRMTLFAVSELPVFKGQEAPIKIGIWGLSNLGLEIEFPTKQSGKLSCVFELRHSPSEEVLGEIQLNGLFNTQQIRGGLVLERLR